The following coding sequences lie in one Arachis hypogaea cultivar Tifrunner chromosome 9, arahy.Tifrunner.gnm2.J5K5, whole genome shotgun sequence genomic window:
- the LOC112711635 gene encoding protein NLP7 isoform X2 — MQKMKGTTTLLLQLQLSLISTRYSLTSYDVEVKGDSNSVTEKPVENANDEDKKLLPPIVAMPPLEILDRYCVIKERMTQALRYYKELTEQNVLAQVWAPVRNGNRFVLTTSGQPFVLDPHSNGLHQYRTVSLMYVFSADGEKEESLGLPGRVYQQKVPEWTPDVQYYSTKEYPRRDHAQHYNVRGTLALPVFEPSMQSCVGVLELIMTSQKINYAPEVDKICRALEAVNLKSSEILGHQYAQICNEGRQNALAEILEILTVVCETHNLPLAQTWVPCRHRSVLAHGGGLKKSCSSFDGSCMGKVCMSTTDIAFYIIDAHLWGFREACVEHHLQQGQGVAGRAFSSHSMSFCRNITRFCKIDYPLVHYALMFGLTSSFSICLRSSHTGDDDYVLEFFLPPRITDFNEQKALLGSILTIMKQHFQSLKIASGVELEQNALVETIEATIEGVHLRFESIPVRQDASPNVREELAQDPSLQKIMMGCNDGGSIGDQIPSLETKNTNKPSERKRGKTEKSISLEVLQRYFAGSLKDAAKSLGVCPTTMKRICRQHGISRWPSRKINKVNRSLSKLKRVIESVQGAEGAFALNPLSTSPLPFPEHSTPNKFSQQASPTEPQIRENELDASKVLETTRIARAQCLEKMVNDKSGSIREVGKETKGPRAKSCSSADSTNPTSHGSCHGSPPIESSPVKDIFITSNNDQCVGLRSPEATMQPPNNTLSYPTTCTMPDMVATELQEPFGGMLVEDAGSSKDLRNLCPSVAEAIVEDMAPEPCRTNPPFSGLAPKQCMDPLKETVTPFAARIEMKTVTIKATYREDIIRFRVSLNCGIVELKEEVAKRLKLEVGTFDIKYLDDDHEWVLIACDADLQECIDVSRSSASNIIRVLVHEITSNLGSSCESSG, encoded by the exons ATGCAGAAGATGAAAGGCACAACAACACTCTTGCTTCAGCTCCAGCTTTCTCTGATTTCCACAAGATATTCTCTT ACATCTTATGATGTTGAGGTCAAAG GTGATTCAAACTCAGTAACTGAAAAACCAGTGGAGAATGCTAATGATGAAGACAAGAAACTGTTGCCACCCATAGTGGCTATGCCACCATTGGAAATTTTGGATAGATATTGTGTAATAAAGGAAAGGATGACACAAGCGCTTCGATACTACAAAGAGTTGACAGAACAGAATGTTCTGGCGCAGGTTTGGGCACCTGTTAGAAATGGTAATAGGTTTGTGCTTACAACTTCAGGTCAACCATTTGTTCTTGATCCACATAGTAATGGACTCCACCAGTATCGAACGGTGTCCCTGATGTATGTGTTTTCGGCGGatggagagaaagaagaaagtctTGGACTTCCTGGTCGAGTTTATCAGCAAAAAGTACCAGAATGGACACCTGATGTTCAGTATTATTCTACTAAGGAGTATCCTCGCAGAGATCATGCACAACATTACAATGTCCGCGGTACCTTGGCTTTGCCTGTCTTTGAACCTTCAATGCAGTCTTGTGTAGGTGTGTTGGAGTTGATCATGACTTCACAGAAGATTAACTATGCTCCTGAAGTTGACAAAATTTGCAGAGCCCTTGAG GCAGTGAATTTGAAGAGTTCAGAAATTTTAGGCCACCAATACGCTCAG ATTTGTAATGAAGGCCGCCAGAATGCGCTAGCAGAGATCTTGGAGATATTGACAGTGGTTTGCGAAACTCACAATTTACCTTTGGCGCAAACATGGGTTCCATGTAGGCATCGGAGTGTTCTGGCCCATGGAGGTGGCCTAAAGAAAAGTTGTTCAAGTTTTGATGGTAGTTGCATGGGGAAAGTTTGCATGTCTACAACTGATATAGCATTCTATATCATAGATGCTCATTTATGGGGTTTCCGAGAGGCCTGTGTCGAACATCACTTACAGCAAGGTCAAGGGGTTGCTGGCAGGGCTTTTTCTTCACATAGCATGAGCTTCTGTAGGAACATTACCCGATTCTGCAAAATTGATTACCCTTTAGTTCATTACGCTCTCATGTTTGGGTTAACTAGCTCCTTTTCAATCTGTTTGCGAAGCTCGCACACCGGAGATGATGACTATGTATTAGAGTTTTTTCTGCCACCTAGGATCACAGACTTTAACGAACAGAAGGCTTTGTTGGGATCCATATTGACAATAATGAAACAACATTTCCAGAGCCTTAAGATTGCTTCTGGTGTTGAACTTGAACAGAATGCTTTGGTTGAAACTATTGAAGCAACAATTGAAGGAGTTCATCTGAGGTTTGAATCTATTCCAGTTAGACAGGATGCTTCACCAAACGTGAGGGAGGAATTGGCACAAGATCCGTCGTTGCAGAAAATAATGATGGGCTGCAATGATGGAGGGAGTATTGGTGATCAGATACCCTCCTTAGAAACCAAAAACACAAATAAGCCATCAGAGAGGAAACGTGGGAAAACTGAGAAATCAATAAGTCTTGAAGTTCTGCAACGTTATTTTGCTGGGAGTCTTAAGGATGCTGCAAAGAGCCTTGGTG TTTGCCCCACTACAATGAAGCGCATCTGCAGGCAGCATGGGATATCCCGTTGGCCATCTCGAAAGATCAACAAAGTTAACCGTTCCCTGTCCAAGCTCAAGCGTGTTATTGAATCAGTCCAAGGTGCCGAAGGAGCATTCGCTTTGAATCCTCTGAGCACAAGTCCTCTTCCCTTTCCTGAGCATTCTACTCCAAACAAGTTCAGCCAGCAAGCCTCTCCAACTGAACCTCAGATAAGAGAAAATGAATTAGATGCCTCTAAAGTTTTAGAAACAACCAGAATTGCCAGAGCACAGTGTCTCGAGAAAATGGTTAATGATAAAAGCGGTTCTATTCGGGAGGTAGGGAAGGAAACAAAGGGGCCTAGAGCAAAGAGTTGCTCTAGTGCAGATAGCACAAATCCTACTTCTCATGGTTCATGCCATGGTAGCCCTCCTATCGAAAGCTCGCCCGTAAAAGATATATTCATTACATCAAACAATGATCAATGTGTTGGTCTAAGGTCACCAGAGGCAACAATGCAGCCGCCGAATAATACACTGAGCTACCCAACGACTTGCACTATGCCTGATATGGTGGCAACAGAACTTCAAGAGCCATTCGGAGGAATGCTGGTAGAAGATGCCGGAAGTTCCAAAGACTTGAGAAACCTATGTCCTTCTGTAGCTGAGGCAATTGTGGAGGACATGGCCCCGGAACCTTGCCGGACTAATCCTCCATTTTCTGGGTTGGCTCCCAAGCAATGCATGGATCCCCTTAAGGAGACAGTGACACCTTTTGCAGCTAGAATAGAAATGAAGACTGTCACTATTAAGGCAACATATAGAGAAGATATCATAAGGTTTAGGGTTTCTTTGAATTGTGGAATTGTGGAACTGAAAGAAGAAGTTGCCAAAAGGTTGAAACTAGAAGTAGGTACTTTTGATATCAAGTACcttgatgatgatcatgaatgggtTTTGATAGCATGTGATGCAGATCTACAAGAGTGCATAGATGTTTCAAGATCATCAGCAAGTAACATAATAAGAGTTTTGGTGCATGAAATAACTTCCAATCTTGGAAGCTCATGCGAGAGCTCAGGGTAG
- the LOC112711635 gene encoding protein NLP6 isoform X1 yields MSESEEDKTDFASLKSKEDQQQSPPQLPPPSAMDFDLDLETSWPLDHLSFVSNNPMSPFLFPISSEQPSSPLWLFSDAEDERHNNTLASAPAFSDFHKIFSCDSNSVTEKPVENANDEDKKLLPPIVAMPPLEILDRYCVIKERMTQALRYYKELTEQNVLAQVWAPVRNGNRFVLTTSGQPFVLDPHSNGLHQYRTVSLMYVFSADGEKEESLGLPGRVYQQKVPEWTPDVQYYSTKEYPRRDHAQHYNVRGTLALPVFEPSMQSCVGVLELIMTSQKINYAPEVDKICRALEAVNLKSSEILGHQYAQICNEGRQNALAEILEILTVVCETHNLPLAQTWVPCRHRSVLAHGGGLKKSCSSFDGSCMGKVCMSTTDIAFYIIDAHLWGFREACVEHHLQQGQGVAGRAFSSHSMSFCRNITRFCKIDYPLVHYALMFGLTSSFSICLRSSHTGDDDYVLEFFLPPRITDFNEQKALLGSILTIMKQHFQSLKIASGVELEQNALVETIEATIEGVHLRFESIPVRQDASPNVREELAQDPSLQKIMMGCNDGGSIGDQIPSLETKNTNKPSERKRGKTEKSISLEVLQRYFAGSLKDAAKSLGVCPTTMKRICRQHGISRWPSRKINKVNRSLSKLKRVIESVQGAEGAFALNPLSTSPLPFPEHSTPNKFSQQASPTEPQIRENELDASKVLETTRIARAQCLEKMVNDKSGSIREVGKETKGPRAKSCSSADSTNPTSHGSCHGSPPIESSPVKDIFITSNNDQCVGLRSPEATMQPPNNTLSYPTTCTMPDMVATELQEPFGGMLVEDAGSSKDLRNLCPSVAEAIVEDMAPEPCRTNPPFSGLAPKQCMDPLKETVTPFAARIEMKTVTIKATYREDIIRFRVSLNCGIVELKEEVAKRLKLEVGTFDIKYLDDDHEWVLIACDADLQECIDVSRSSASNIIRVLVHEITSNLGSSCESSG; encoded by the exons ATGTCAGAATCTGAAGAAGATAAAACAGACTTTGCTTCTCTAAAGTCAAAGGAGGACCAACAACAATCACCACCTCAACTTCCTCCTCCTTCCGCCATGGATTTCGATCTGGACTTGGAAACTTCGTGGCCTTTGGATCACTTGTCCTTCGTCTCCAATAACCCCATGTCACCTTTTCTGTTCCCAATCTCATCTGAACAACCTTCTTCTCCTCTTTGGCTCTTCTCTGATGCAGAAGATGAAAGGCACAACAACACTCTTGCTTCAGCTCCAGCTTTCTCTGATTTCCACAAGATATTCTCTT GTGATTCAAACTCAGTAACTGAAAAACCAGTGGAGAATGCTAATGATGAAGACAAGAAACTGTTGCCACCCATAGTGGCTATGCCACCATTGGAAATTTTGGATAGATATTGTGTAATAAAGGAAAGGATGACACAAGCGCTTCGATACTACAAAGAGTTGACAGAACAGAATGTTCTGGCGCAGGTTTGGGCACCTGTTAGAAATGGTAATAGGTTTGTGCTTACAACTTCAGGTCAACCATTTGTTCTTGATCCACATAGTAATGGACTCCACCAGTATCGAACGGTGTCCCTGATGTATGTGTTTTCGGCGGatggagagaaagaagaaagtctTGGACTTCCTGGTCGAGTTTATCAGCAAAAAGTACCAGAATGGACACCTGATGTTCAGTATTATTCTACTAAGGAGTATCCTCGCAGAGATCATGCACAACATTACAATGTCCGCGGTACCTTGGCTTTGCCTGTCTTTGAACCTTCAATGCAGTCTTGTGTAGGTGTGTTGGAGTTGATCATGACTTCACAGAAGATTAACTATGCTCCTGAAGTTGACAAAATTTGCAGAGCCCTTGAG GCAGTGAATTTGAAGAGTTCAGAAATTTTAGGCCACCAATACGCTCAG ATTTGTAATGAAGGCCGCCAGAATGCGCTAGCAGAGATCTTGGAGATATTGACAGTGGTTTGCGAAACTCACAATTTACCTTTGGCGCAAACATGGGTTCCATGTAGGCATCGGAGTGTTCTGGCCCATGGAGGTGGCCTAAAGAAAAGTTGTTCAAGTTTTGATGGTAGTTGCATGGGGAAAGTTTGCATGTCTACAACTGATATAGCATTCTATATCATAGATGCTCATTTATGGGGTTTCCGAGAGGCCTGTGTCGAACATCACTTACAGCAAGGTCAAGGGGTTGCTGGCAGGGCTTTTTCTTCACATAGCATGAGCTTCTGTAGGAACATTACCCGATTCTGCAAAATTGATTACCCTTTAGTTCATTACGCTCTCATGTTTGGGTTAACTAGCTCCTTTTCAATCTGTTTGCGAAGCTCGCACACCGGAGATGATGACTATGTATTAGAGTTTTTTCTGCCACCTAGGATCACAGACTTTAACGAACAGAAGGCTTTGTTGGGATCCATATTGACAATAATGAAACAACATTTCCAGAGCCTTAAGATTGCTTCTGGTGTTGAACTTGAACAGAATGCTTTGGTTGAAACTATTGAAGCAACAATTGAAGGAGTTCATCTGAGGTTTGAATCTATTCCAGTTAGACAGGATGCTTCACCAAACGTGAGGGAGGAATTGGCACAAGATCCGTCGTTGCAGAAAATAATGATGGGCTGCAATGATGGAGGGAGTATTGGTGATCAGATACCCTCCTTAGAAACCAAAAACACAAATAAGCCATCAGAGAGGAAACGTGGGAAAACTGAGAAATCAATAAGTCTTGAAGTTCTGCAACGTTATTTTGCTGGGAGTCTTAAGGATGCTGCAAAGAGCCTTGGTG TTTGCCCCACTACAATGAAGCGCATCTGCAGGCAGCATGGGATATCCCGTTGGCCATCTCGAAAGATCAACAAAGTTAACCGTTCCCTGTCCAAGCTCAAGCGTGTTATTGAATCAGTCCAAGGTGCCGAAGGAGCATTCGCTTTGAATCCTCTGAGCACAAGTCCTCTTCCCTTTCCTGAGCATTCTACTCCAAACAAGTTCAGCCAGCAAGCCTCTCCAACTGAACCTCAGATAAGAGAAAATGAATTAGATGCCTCTAAAGTTTTAGAAACAACCAGAATTGCCAGAGCACAGTGTCTCGAGAAAATGGTTAATGATAAAAGCGGTTCTATTCGGGAGGTAGGGAAGGAAACAAAGGGGCCTAGAGCAAAGAGTTGCTCTAGTGCAGATAGCACAAATCCTACTTCTCATGGTTCATGCCATGGTAGCCCTCCTATCGAAAGCTCGCCCGTAAAAGATATATTCATTACATCAAACAATGATCAATGTGTTGGTCTAAGGTCACCAGAGGCAACAATGCAGCCGCCGAATAATACACTGAGCTACCCAACGACTTGCACTATGCCTGATATGGTGGCAACAGAACTTCAAGAGCCATTCGGAGGAATGCTGGTAGAAGATGCCGGAAGTTCCAAAGACTTGAGAAACCTATGTCCTTCTGTAGCTGAGGCAATTGTGGAGGACATGGCCCCGGAACCTTGCCGGACTAATCCTCCATTTTCTGGGTTGGCTCCCAAGCAATGCATGGATCCCCTTAAGGAGACAGTGACACCTTTTGCAGCTAGAATAGAAATGAAGACTGTCACTATTAAGGCAACATATAGAGAAGATATCATAAGGTTTAGGGTTTCTTTGAATTGTGGAATTGTGGAACTGAAAGAAGAAGTTGCCAAAAGGTTGAAACTAGAAGTAGGTACTTTTGATATCAAGTACcttgatgatgatcatgaatgggtTTTGATAGCATGTGATGCAGATCTACAAGAGTGCATAGATGTTTCAAGATCATCAGCAAGTAACATAATAAGAGTTTTGGTGCATGAAATAACTTCCAATCTTGGAAGCTCATGCGAGAGCTCAGGGTAG